One window of the Oncorhynchus keta strain PuntledgeMale-10-30-2019 chromosome 31, Oket_V2, whole genome shotgun sequence genome contains the following:
- the LOC118373833 gene encoding uncharacterized protein LOC118373833 isoform X2 produces MVAMEMAAEDIVIQETLGAEVELLEDMIKAHKQSPSEIPRFSVPRPFSMPEDSSDDDCDLSGDSISAYGMHSMELGGKCWECGVQFMSGQELIEHFESHRSKVSTSCNICQVTFSRTVSLAMHLVNAHPNLVLHCSNCQMHFSNLWDLNKHIGIHFLLNTPLEDISNKDLNSSEETLKGQYTLPSALAVKHEDNSNDGLNGSEETLKGHYTVPSVVALDHEDTSNDGLNDSEETLNAQCTLPSAVTLDHTYSMESNGRMTKTRHRLEEEEDVKPDPSTLTLGPSILTPSLRIRVKLERGVEVDGAPLQSDEGISDGEGSEHSEDTESAGGTDNDRLTESSGETDIDEEDIMLSEEEQEEVKSKWEDRKNDIQSEKEDEDAEMLIDQEGEPSSSERESEFDPEELSDSDSGSSSTGESSGSSYTPVRTRKAKTRPSRTKQPQTKLSQVKPYYCIYCTKGPYHNMNFHVKTCKMKDFQCSLCQAVFPTEMAMLDHEVRTHSEAISGQMYTCEFCHQVFPDLAIYKNHNCPKKTTSPPYVPDPTTCIYCGTGPFTNMDVHLRGCSWKGLTCTECRVLFHNRKALQNHNVSVHGQLSTMCAVCGRGPFTDMDFHLRSCSRDWSFQCSECKVQFPSEKSLVDHNLQNHSATSKTSDQGVCVYCGSGPFTSLDIHMRTCSKQKGLKCSVCKVFFPTESVLADHMVCYHSTPYHVHSTPYQVQSIPYQVHSMDSETAEGTCLYCGRGPFTSLDIHLRTCSGKKGFKCFVCNVFFPTETALADHKVLFHSIPSETPDKGTCDHCGKGPFTNLDNHMKTCSKRKCIQCSVCKFFFPSDVLANHMISYHSTKSRVQSPVTETPDKGACVHCGRGPFTSLEHHMKYCNKQKGIQCIMCKAYFLTEGSLVDHIVLAHADKLVTQAGGSSATTFSFVPMAISTTSGRQSPSSSTLMCCSSGNKELKRLAPVPVADQGPNAVGPLTAAGQSTVSLPRVMLSTTSSFQPAVPVVATLLFDNTGGSPAKMARLVPVAPQTNPPKPQVTTPTQTNTAKPLGQFSNLLQQTVHQAKSVQQQTPRPIALAMDPIRSPTTPSPRPVSASAPGKITMIHLSPVHTPPLAQSSPLTLAFAPAPLSIMCMFVNRSKELALEKRMKMSWRSKCTYTCRQCGAVSQQPSLSVKHRYLHRGSRQYRCHCGRTFLRRLHLLRHYLQHAQATRYICTACGETFDGAKCLAQHMVGTSNTTRCLGDSITLKLRKECRMPFSCHCGQVFCRPAAFLWHKLKNTQRT; encoded by the exons ATGGTTGCTATGGAGATGGCTGCTGAAGACATAGTGATTCAGGAGACCTTGGGGGCAGAGGTGGAGCTACTGGAGGATATGATCAAAGCCCACAAGCAGAGTCCATCG GAGATCCCCAGGTTTTCTGTGCCACGTCCGTTTTCCATGCCAGAGGACTCGAGTGACGATGACTGTGACCTATCAGGGGACAGCATCTCTGCTTACGGCATGCATTCCATGGAGCTGGGGGGAAAGTGCTGGGAATGTGGTGTGCAATTCATGTCTGGCCAGGAGTTGATCGAACACTTTGAGAGCCACAGGTCCAAGGTCTCAACGTCCTGCAACATATGTCAGGTGACTTTCAGTCGCACAGTATCACTGGCTATGCACCTAGTCAACGCACACCCAAACTTAGTCCTCCATTGCAGTAACTGCCAGATGCATTTCAGCAACTTGTGGGATCTCAACAAGCACATTGGAATACACTTTTTGTTAAATACACCCCTTGAGGACATCTCAAATAAGGACTTGAATAGCAGTGAAGAGACTTTAAAGGGACAGTATACTCTACCTTCAGCCTTGGCCGTCAAACATGAGGACAACTCAAATGATGGCTTGAATGGCAGTGAGGAAACTTTAAAGGGACATTATACTGTACCTTCAGTGGTGGCTCTTGACCATGAGGACACCTCAAATGATGGCTTAAATGACAGTGAGGAGACTTTAAATGCACAGTGTACTCTACCTTCAGCAGTGACCCTAGACCATACGTATAGCATGGAAAGCAATGGGAGAATGACAAAGACCAGACAtaggctggaggaggaggaagatgtcAAACCAGACCCTTCCACTCTGACCCTAGGCCCCTCCATTTTGACTCCCTCACTGAGGATCCGTGTCAAActggagagaggggttgaggttGATGGCGCCCCCCTCCAGTCGGATGAGGGTATCAGCGATGGAGAGGGGAGTGAACATAGCGAAGACACTGAGAGTGCAGGAGGAACAGACAACGACAGGTTAACAGAGAGCAGCGGAGAAACTGATATCGATGAGGAGGACATCATGCTGAGTGAAGAAGAGCAGGAGGAAGTTAAAAGCAAATGGGAGGATAGGAAGAATGACATCCAGAGCGAAAAAGAGGACGAGGATGCTGAGATGCTTATTGACCAAGAGGGTGAGCCCTCCTCGTCTGAGCGGGAGTCAGAATTTGACCCAGAAGAGTTATCAGATTCTGACTCGGGGTCCAGCAGCACTGGGGAATCCAGTGGGTCTTCTTACACTCCTGTACGCACACGGAAAGCCAAGACCCGGCCATCCCGGACTAAGCAGCCCCAGACCAAGTTGTCCCAGGTCAAGCCTTATTATTGCATCTATTGCACCAAAGGACCATATCATAATATGAACTTTCATGTGAAGACCTGCAAAATGAAGGACTTTCAATGCTCTTTATGCCAAGCCGTCTTCCCTACCGAGATGGCCATGTTGGACCATGAGGTTCGGACTCACTCTGAAGCCATATCGGGCCAAATGTACACCTGTGAGTTCTGCCATCAGGTCTTCCCCGATCTGGCCATCTACAAAAACCACAACTGTCCCAAAAAAACCACATCCCCCCCATATGTCCCTGATCCCACTACGTGTATCTATTGTGGAACAGGGCCATTCACTAATATGGACGTCCATTTGAGAGGCTGCAGTTGGAAAGGTCTTACATGCACTGAGTGCAGGGTACTCTTCCATAATAGGAAGGCCCTGCAGAACCATAACGTTTCAGTTCACGGACAGCTTTCCACTATGTGTGCTGTTTGCGGCAGAGGGCCATTCACTGATATGGACTTCCATTTGAGGAGCTGCTCTAGGGATTGGTCCTTCCAATGCTCTGAGTGCAAAGTCCAATTTCCTTCTGAGAAATCCCTGGTGGACCATAATCTTCAAAATCACAGTGCCACATCAAAGACCTCTGACCAAGGTGTCTGTGTTTATTGCGGCAGTGGACCATTCACTAGTCTGGACATCCACATGAGGACCTGCTCTAAGCAGAAGGGCTTAAAATGCTCTGTGTGCAAAGTTTTTTTTCCTACTGAATCGGTCCTGGCTGATCATATGGTTTGCTATCATAGCACCCCATACCATGTCCATAGCACCCCATACCAAGTCCAGAGCATCCCATACCAAGTCCATAGCATGGACTCCGAGACCGCTGAAGGTACCTGTCTCTATTGTGGCAGAGGTCCATTCACTAGTCTGGATATCCACTTGAGGACCTGCTCTGGGAAGAAGGGCTTCAAATGCTTTGTTTGCAACGTTTTCTTTCCTACAGAGACAGCCCTGGCCGACCATAAGGTTCTCTTTCACAGTATCCCATCAGAGACCCCTGACAAAGGTACCTGTGACCATTGTGGCAAAGGGCCATTCACTAATCTGGACAACCACATGAAGACCTGCTCTAAGAGGAAGTGCATCCAATGTTCTGTGTGCAAGTTTTTCTTTCCTAGTGATGTTCTGGCCAACCATATGATTTCCTATCACAGTACCAAATCCCGAGTTCAGAGCCCAGTCACAGAGACGCCTGACAAAGGTGCCTGTGTCCATTGCGGCAGAGGGCCCTTCACTAGTCTGGAACATCACATGAAGTACTGCAATAAGCAGAAGGGTATCCAATGCATTATGTGTAAAGCTTACTTTCTTACTGAGGGCAGTCTGGTGGACCATATTGTTTTAGCTCACGCTGACAAGCTGGTCACCCAAGCTGGTGGGTCCTCCGCTACGACTTTCTCCTTCGTACCCATGGCTATCTCTACCACCTCAGGCCGGCAGAGCCCCAGTAGCTCCACCCTGATGTGTTGCAGTAGTGGAAATAAGGAGCTGAAACGACTGGCCCCAGTCCCTGTGGCTGATCAGGGCCCCAATGCAGTTGGACCGCTAACAGCTGCTGGACAGTCTACTGTGTCTCTGCCTAGAGTAATGCTGTCTACCACCTCCTCTTTCCAGCCAGCTGTTCCTGTGGTGGCCACCTTGCTCTTTGACAACACTGGTGGTAGTCCAGCGAAAATGGCCAGGCTGGTCCCAGTGGCCCCACAGACCAACCCTCCCAAACCTCAGGTCACGACACCCACGCAGACTAACACAGCAAAGCCCCTTGGGCAGTTCTCTAACCTTCTGCAACAGACTGTCCATCAGGCAAAATCTGTCCAACAGCAGACACCCAGGCCCATTGCCCTAGCCATGGACCCTATCAGATCCCCCACCACCCCATCCCCTAGACCTGTCTCAGCCTCTGCCCCGGGGAAAATCACCATGATCCACCTCTCACCTGTCCACACCCCCCCTCTAGCGCAGTCTTCCCCCCTTACCCTTGCCTTTGCCCCAGCCCCTCTAAGCATCATGTGTATGTTTGTGAATAGAAGTAAGGAGCTGGCCCTGGAGAAACGCATGAAGATGAGCTGGCGCTCTAAGTGCACCTACACCTGCCGCCAGTGCGGCGCCGTCTCGCAGCAGCCCTCGCTCAGTGTGAAGCACCGCTACCTCCACCGGGGCTCCCGGCAGTACCGCTGCCACTGTGGTAGGACGTTCCTGCGGCGGTTGCACCTCCTGCGCCACTACCTCCAGCACGCCCAGGCCACCCGCTACATATGCACTGCCTGCGGGGAGACCTTCGACGGAGCAAAGTGCCTCGCACAGCACATGGTTGGAACTTCCAACACGACTCGATGTCTAGGTGACAGCATAACTTTGAAGCTGAGGAAAGAGTGCCGGATGCCCTTCTCCTGTCACTGTGGGCAGGTGTTTTGTAGGCCCGCTGCTTTTCTCTGGCACAAACTGAAAAACACCCAAAGGACTTAA
- the LOC118373833 gene encoding uncharacterized protein LOC118373833 isoform X1: protein MVAMEMAAEDIVIQETLGAEVELLEDMIKAHKQSPSDREHSENPNFISTPVHLEIPRFSVPRPFSMPEDSSDDDCDLSGDSISAYGMHSMELGGKCWECGVQFMSGQELIEHFESHRSKVSTSCNICQVTFSRTVSLAMHLVNAHPNLVLHCSNCQMHFSNLWDLNKHIGIHFLLNTPLEDISNKDLNSSEETLKGQYTLPSALAVKHEDNSNDGLNGSEETLKGHYTVPSVVALDHEDTSNDGLNDSEETLNAQCTLPSAVTLDHTYSMESNGRMTKTRHRLEEEEDVKPDPSTLTLGPSILTPSLRIRVKLERGVEVDGAPLQSDEGISDGEGSEHSEDTESAGGTDNDRLTESSGETDIDEEDIMLSEEEQEEVKSKWEDRKNDIQSEKEDEDAEMLIDQEGEPSSSERESEFDPEELSDSDSGSSSTGESSGSSYTPVRTRKAKTRPSRTKQPQTKLSQVKPYYCIYCTKGPYHNMNFHVKTCKMKDFQCSLCQAVFPTEMAMLDHEVRTHSEAISGQMYTCEFCHQVFPDLAIYKNHNCPKKTTSPPYVPDPTTCIYCGTGPFTNMDVHLRGCSWKGLTCTECRVLFHNRKALQNHNVSVHGQLSTMCAVCGRGPFTDMDFHLRSCSRDWSFQCSECKVQFPSEKSLVDHNLQNHSATSKTSDQGVCVYCGSGPFTSLDIHMRTCSKQKGLKCSVCKVFFPTESVLADHMVCYHSTPYHVHSTPYQVQSIPYQVHSMDSETAEGTCLYCGRGPFTSLDIHLRTCSGKKGFKCFVCNVFFPTETALADHKVLFHSIPSETPDKGTCDHCGKGPFTNLDNHMKTCSKRKCIQCSVCKFFFPSDVLANHMISYHSTKSRVQSPVTETPDKGACVHCGRGPFTSLEHHMKYCNKQKGIQCIMCKAYFLTEGSLVDHIVLAHADKLVTQAGGSSATTFSFVPMAISTTSGRQSPSSSTLMCCSSGNKELKRLAPVPVADQGPNAVGPLTAAGQSTVSLPRVMLSTTSSFQPAVPVVATLLFDNTGGSPAKMARLVPVAPQTNPPKPQVTTPTQTNTAKPLGQFSNLLQQTVHQAKSVQQQTPRPIALAMDPIRSPTTPSPRPVSASAPGKITMIHLSPVHTPPLAQSSPLTLAFAPAPLSIMCMFVNRSKELALEKRMKMSWRSKCTYTCRQCGAVSQQPSLSVKHRYLHRGSRQYRCHCGRTFLRRLHLLRHYLQHAQATRYICTACGETFDGAKCLAQHMVGTSNTTRCLGDSITLKLRKECRMPFSCHCGQVFCRPAAFLWHKLKNTQRT, encoded by the exons ATGGTTGCTATGGAGATGGCTGCTGAAGACATAGTGATTCAGGAGACCTTGGGGGCAGAGGTGGAGCTACTGGAGGATATGATCAAAGCCCACAAGCAGAGTCCATCG GACAGGGAACACTCTGAAAATCCCAACTTTATTTCTACTCCTGTACACTTG GAGATCCCCAGGTTTTCTGTGCCACGTCCGTTTTCCATGCCAGAGGACTCGAGTGACGATGACTGTGACCTATCAGGGGACAGCATCTCTGCTTACGGCATGCATTCCATGGAGCTGGGGGGAAAGTGCTGGGAATGTGGTGTGCAATTCATGTCTGGCCAGGAGTTGATCGAACACTTTGAGAGCCACAGGTCCAAGGTCTCAACGTCCTGCAACATATGTCAGGTGACTTTCAGTCGCACAGTATCACTGGCTATGCACCTAGTCAACGCACACCCAAACTTAGTCCTCCATTGCAGTAACTGCCAGATGCATTTCAGCAACTTGTGGGATCTCAACAAGCACATTGGAATACACTTTTTGTTAAATACACCCCTTGAGGACATCTCAAATAAGGACTTGAATAGCAGTGAAGAGACTTTAAAGGGACAGTATACTCTACCTTCAGCCTTGGCCGTCAAACATGAGGACAACTCAAATGATGGCTTGAATGGCAGTGAGGAAACTTTAAAGGGACATTATACTGTACCTTCAGTGGTGGCTCTTGACCATGAGGACACCTCAAATGATGGCTTAAATGACAGTGAGGAGACTTTAAATGCACAGTGTACTCTACCTTCAGCAGTGACCCTAGACCATACGTATAGCATGGAAAGCAATGGGAGAATGACAAAGACCAGACAtaggctggaggaggaggaagatgtcAAACCAGACCCTTCCACTCTGACCCTAGGCCCCTCCATTTTGACTCCCTCACTGAGGATCCGTGTCAAActggagagaggggttgaggttGATGGCGCCCCCCTCCAGTCGGATGAGGGTATCAGCGATGGAGAGGGGAGTGAACATAGCGAAGACACTGAGAGTGCAGGAGGAACAGACAACGACAGGTTAACAGAGAGCAGCGGAGAAACTGATATCGATGAGGAGGACATCATGCTGAGTGAAGAAGAGCAGGAGGAAGTTAAAAGCAAATGGGAGGATAGGAAGAATGACATCCAGAGCGAAAAAGAGGACGAGGATGCTGAGATGCTTATTGACCAAGAGGGTGAGCCCTCCTCGTCTGAGCGGGAGTCAGAATTTGACCCAGAAGAGTTATCAGATTCTGACTCGGGGTCCAGCAGCACTGGGGAATCCAGTGGGTCTTCTTACACTCCTGTACGCACACGGAAAGCCAAGACCCGGCCATCCCGGACTAAGCAGCCCCAGACCAAGTTGTCCCAGGTCAAGCCTTATTATTGCATCTATTGCACCAAAGGACCATATCATAATATGAACTTTCATGTGAAGACCTGCAAAATGAAGGACTTTCAATGCTCTTTATGCCAAGCCGTCTTCCCTACCGAGATGGCCATGTTGGACCATGAGGTTCGGACTCACTCTGAAGCCATATCGGGCCAAATGTACACCTGTGAGTTCTGCCATCAGGTCTTCCCCGATCTGGCCATCTACAAAAACCACAACTGTCCCAAAAAAACCACATCCCCCCCATATGTCCCTGATCCCACTACGTGTATCTATTGTGGAACAGGGCCATTCACTAATATGGACGTCCATTTGAGAGGCTGCAGTTGGAAAGGTCTTACATGCACTGAGTGCAGGGTACTCTTCCATAATAGGAAGGCCCTGCAGAACCATAACGTTTCAGTTCACGGACAGCTTTCCACTATGTGTGCTGTTTGCGGCAGAGGGCCATTCACTGATATGGACTTCCATTTGAGGAGCTGCTCTAGGGATTGGTCCTTCCAATGCTCTGAGTGCAAAGTCCAATTTCCTTCTGAGAAATCCCTGGTGGACCATAATCTTCAAAATCACAGTGCCACATCAAAGACCTCTGACCAAGGTGTCTGTGTTTATTGCGGCAGTGGACCATTCACTAGTCTGGACATCCACATGAGGACCTGCTCTAAGCAGAAGGGCTTAAAATGCTCTGTGTGCAAAGTTTTTTTTCCTACTGAATCGGTCCTGGCTGATCATATGGTTTGCTATCATAGCACCCCATACCATGTCCATAGCACCCCATACCAAGTCCAGAGCATCCCATACCAAGTCCATAGCATGGACTCCGAGACCGCTGAAGGTACCTGTCTCTATTGTGGCAGAGGTCCATTCACTAGTCTGGATATCCACTTGAGGACCTGCTCTGGGAAGAAGGGCTTCAAATGCTTTGTTTGCAACGTTTTCTTTCCTACAGAGACAGCCCTGGCCGACCATAAGGTTCTCTTTCACAGTATCCCATCAGAGACCCCTGACAAAGGTACCTGTGACCATTGTGGCAAAGGGCCATTCACTAATCTGGACAACCACATGAAGACCTGCTCTAAGAGGAAGTGCATCCAATGTTCTGTGTGCAAGTTTTTCTTTCCTAGTGATGTTCTGGCCAACCATATGATTTCCTATCACAGTACCAAATCCCGAGTTCAGAGCCCAGTCACAGAGACGCCTGACAAAGGTGCCTGTGTCCATTGCGGCAGAGGGCCCTTCACTAGTCTGGAACATCACATGAAGTACTGCAATAAGCAGAAGGGTATCCAATGCATTATGTGTAAAGCTTACTTTCTTACTGAGGGCAGTCTGGTGGACCATATTGTTTTAGCTCACGCTGACAAGCTGGTCACCCAAGCTGGTGGGTCCTCCGCTACGACTTTCTCCTTCGTACCCATGGCTATCTCTACCACCTCAGGCCGGCAGAGCCCCAGTAGCTCCACCCTGATGTGTTGCAGTAGTGGAAATAAGGAGCTGAAACGACTGGCCCCAGTCCCTGTGGCTGATCAGGGCCCCAATGCAGTTGGACCGCTAACAGCTGCTGGACAGTCTACTGTGTCTCTGCCTAGAGTAATGCTGTCTACCACCTCCTCTTTCCAGCCAGCTGTTCCTGTGGTGGCCACCTTGCTCTTTGACAACACTGGTGGTAGTCCAGCGAAAATGGCCAGGCTGGTCCCAGTGGCCCCACAGACCAACCCTCCCAAACCTCAGGTCACGACACCCACGCAGACTAACACAGCAAAGCCCCTTGGGCAGTTCTCTAACCTTCTGCAACAGACTGTCCATCAGGCAAAATCTGTCCAACAGCAGACACCCAGGCCCATTGCCCTAGCCATGGACCCTATCAGATCCCCCACCACCCCATCCCCTAGACCTGTCTCAGCCTCTGCCCCGGGGAAAATCACCATGATCCACCTCTCACCTGTCCACACCCCCCCTCTAGCGCAGTCTTCCCCCCTTACCCTTGCCTTTGCCCCAGCCCCTCTAAGCATCATGTGTATGTTTGTGAATAGAAGTAAGGAGCTGGCCCTGGAGAAACGCATGAAGATGAGCTGGCGCTCTAAGTGCACCTACACCTGCCGCCAGTGCGGCGCCGTCTCGCAGCAGCCCTCGCTCAGTGTGAAGCACCGCTACCTCCACCGGGGCTCCCGGCAGTACCGCTGCCACTGTGGTAGGACGTTCCTGCGGCGGTTGCACCTCCTGCGCCACTACCTCCAGCACGCCCAGGCCACCCGCTACATATGCACTGCCTGCGGGGAGACCTTCGACGGAGCAAAGTGCCTCGCACAGCACATGGTTGGAACTTCCAACACGACTCGATGTCTAGGTGACAGCATAACTTTGAAGCTGAGGAAAGAGTGCCGGATGCCCTTCTCCTGTCACTGTGGGCAGGTGTTTTGTAGGCCCGCTGCTTTTCTCTGGCACAAACTGAAAAACACCCAAAGGACTTAA